In the genome of Segnochrobactrum spirostomi, the window ATCGCCGAGGTGCTGCACAATCTCGGCTATCCGGTGCAGGGCTCGGACATCGCCGAGAGCGCCAACGTGGCGCGGCTGCGCGCCAAGGGCATTCCGGTCACGATCGGCCATGACGCCGCGAATCTCGGGGCGGCGACGGTCGTCGTGGTCTCCTCGGCGGTGAAGCGGGACAATCCGGAGCTCGTCGCGGCGCGCTCGCGGCTCCTCGCGGTGGTGCGCCGCGCCGAGATGCTCGCCGAGCTGATGCGCTTCAAGCAATCGATCGCGATCGGCGGCACCCACGGCAAGACGACGACGACCTCGCTCGTCGCGGCCCTGCTCGATTCCGGCGGGCTCGACCCGACCGTCATCAACGGCGGCATCATCAACGCCTACGGCACCAACGCCCGCCTCGGCGCCGGCGAGTGGATGGTCGTCGAGGCCGACGAATCCGACGGCACCTTCGTCAAGCTGCCCGCCGACATCGCCGTCGTCACCAACATCGATCCCGAGCACCTCGACCATTATGGCTCGTTCGACAAGGTCCGCGAGGCGTTCCGCCAGTTCGTCGAGAACGTGCCGTTCTACGGCTTCGCCGTGATGTGCCTCGACCATCCGGAAGTGCAGAGCCTCGTCGGCTCGATCGAGGACCGCCGCGTCATCACCTACGGCTTCAACCCGCAGGCCGACGTGCGATGCACCCTTCTCGAGGCGACCCCCCGGGGCAGCCGCTTCGACATCCGCATCCGCGACCGCGTCAGCGGCGAGGAGATCGTGATGTCCGACCTCACGCTGCCCGTGCTCGGCCGCCACAACGTCTCGAACGCGAGCGCGGCGGTCGCCGCCGCCCACCGCATCGGCATCCCCGAGAGCGCGATCCGCCGCGGCCTCGCCAATTTCGGCGGCGTGAAGCGGCGCTTCACCCTGACCGGCACCTGGAACGGCGTCGACGTGTTCGACGATTACGGCCACCACCCGGTCGAGATCGCCGCCGTGCTCAAGGCGGCCCGCGAGGCGACCCGCGGCCGCGTGCTCGCGGTCGTTCAGCCGCACCGCTACACGCGCCTGCAAAGCCTGTTCAAGGATTTCTGCACCT includes:
- the murC gene encoding UDP-N-acetylmuramate--L-alanine ligase — its product is MKMPRDIGPVHFVGIGGIGMSGIAEVLHNLGYPVQGSDIAESANVARLRAKGIPVTIGHDAANLGAATVVVVSSAVKRDNPELVAARSRLLAVVRRAEMLAELMRFKQSIAIGGTHGKTTTTSLVAALLDSGGLDPTVINGGIINAYGTNARLGAGEWMVVEADESDGTFVKLPADIAVVTNIDPEHLDHYGSFDKVREAFRQFVENVPFYGFAVMCLDHPEVQSLVGSIEDRRVITYGFNPQADVRCTLLEATPRGSRFDIRIRDRVSGEEIVMSDLTLPVLGRHNVSNASAAVAAAHRIGIPESAIRRGLANFGGVKRRFTLTGTWNGVDVFDDYGHHPVEIAAVLKAAREATRGRVLAVVQPHRYTRLQSLFKDFCTCFNDAETVIVADVYAAGEAPIPGVSGEALAQGLRTSGHREVIHLQAPADLAGLVRSRVKPGDIVVCLGAGNITQWAYALPKDLAALDGEAA